DNA sequence from the Salinibacter grassmerensis genome:
AGGCGCTCCTTCTGGCGCTCGGACTCCTCGACGGCCTCCTCGACGCGGCGCTCGACGGAGGCCTTCTCCTCCTCGAGGGCCTCCATGGCGTCGGCGATCTGGCGCTGCTGCTGGTTGAACGCCTCGGCCACGGCGGTAATCTCGTGGGCGCCCTCGACGGAGACGGTTACGTTCTCCTCTTCCCTGCTGCCAAGCTGCTGGGCGAAGGACCGGAGGGGGGTGGTGACCCGGGTGCGCATGACGTAGAGGACCGCTCCCACCACCGCTGCAAGGAGGACGAAGATGCCGACCATTGTCCACCGGACGGTCGCCGACCAACGTTGATTTGACGCGACCTTCTGAGCGGCCTGCTCCTCGATGGTTCGGCGAAACTGCTGAGTCGGTGCCACAATCCTCTCTTTTGCCGCCGCATACTCCTCCCCAAACATCAGGTCTTGGGCCTTTTCGCGTTTCTCTTCGGCGGCCAGAGCCTGATCTGCCTCGCTCAGCTTTGCCTTCGCCACCGCACTGGGCATCTCTGCCTCCGACACGCCGTTGGCCTCCAGCACGAGGCGCATCGCTCGCACCTCGGTACTTACGAGGGCGTCGGACTCTTTCTTGGCCTCCTTCAAGAACTGGAGCGCCTTTTCGGATGCGCCCTTCAGCTCCAACTCATTAACGGCCATCTTGCGGCGCTGCGTCTTCTGGACCTCCGTCCAGTACTTGTCGAGGTGCTCTTCATCGCCGGTGACCGCAAACAGGCGGGCCTGACGGGTCAGGTAGTCAGAGGCATTCGCGACCTGCTGGCCGAGGTCCTCGAAGGCGTACTGCCGTTCGTACGATGATTTCAGAGCATCGGCGGAGCGGGCGTTGAAGTACAGCCCCACGCCAAGAATGAGCAGAAGCACCGTGAGCGTGACCGCGGCCAGACGCGTGATCTTGGAAAGCTTCATGAGAACTGAGCGGAGTCGGTGAGATCAAAATGAGTGTCGCCTAAGCGGCTGGCGTAGACGAACCAACGAGAGTTCTACTTTTTCACATGTAGTCATCGGAGCGCTACGTTTGGGTTTTAAACCTACAGAAATTGTGAAGGGACTAAGCCTGTGGCTCCCCTTACGGAAAGACCTTTCGCACAGGATCTAACAGAAGACCGCAAGAGAACCACCGATCGTGATCTGGACAACGCCCACACGATCCGGTGACGAAAACCCTTGACCAGCGGCCCCTCACCTTTTCGTGGTGTCGTTCTAGACGAACTGTTCCTGACACAGAGGCGGACGCCCGGCCTTGCCTTGCAGGGTGCCCGGTGGTTCGGGACACATCGTCAATGCCATCCAGAAACGTTCTTCACGCTCATCTGCTCTCCACTGGGCCAGGATGTGGTGGGGCCGCATGCGCGGGCTGAAGGAAAAACCCCGTAGAGAGTGGGAGTGTCGGAGGCGCCATCCCGTCAGGGGACGTGAAAAACTCCGAAACAGACGCGTGGCGTGGAGACCCTAGCCCGCCCGGCCCCGTTTATGGTCCCCATTATCGAACAATGCCCGGCCTGCGAAATCGCCTCCCTCCCCAGAAAGGGCGATACGGAGGCACTGGTATTTTCCCACAGGGTCCCACCCCACAGACTGATTTCTTGTATGCCCAATTCTTCCCCGCCCCCTTCCCGAGACGTCCCCAGTTCCGCCGATGCGGAAGGGCTGTCGTACCTCAAGACGTGTAGCCGGTGTGGACAACTGGTCCGGATGGCCCGCTCCGACGATGGGACCTGGCGCTCTCTGGAGCCGGGAGCAGAGGAGGGTTCTTCCGAGCGCCCACACGAGTGCGGGTCCGTCCCCAAGATCACTCAGAACTGGAGCCTCCAGGACCTGAACCACTCCCTTACCTGCAGGCTCGACTGCTGGTGGTGTTCGGAGGAGGTGTACCTGCACACCGACGGCAGCGGCGCCTTCACACTCTTTGAGGACCTGAGCTGGCCGTGGCCGACCCATGACTGCTGGCACCAGCAGCACGACGAGCGAGACCGGGCCCTCCTAAAGCTCGAGAGCGATCTTCGAGCCGGCGGATACCAGGGGCAGGGCCGCCTGATCAACCTCGCGCCCTCCTCAATTCCGGACTCGATTCCCCCAAAGGGACGAAAGAACCCACCGGTGCTCCAAATACGTCTTTCGAGCACGGATCACCAGATGGTAGACCGGGCCGTCCGTCAGATTACCCAGTTCGTGTCCGACCGTCAGCCCCGACCGCCGGTCGCGGTGCCCCTCCCGGTCGGCAAGAAAACCTCCGTGGACGAACGCCAAGGGGAGACGAATGGACAGTCGAGCAGCGATGAGCCCTTCACTCAGCACATTCACCACCGGGCAATTGAGATGTGGGAGGCGGGCCCCAAGCTGGTCGCTCAGCTCGGCCAAGTGCAGCTGCCGGAGGCCGTGGATGTCACCGTCCGACAAGCCAAAAGTTGACCTGCGGGGAACGATCGCTTTTGCCCCCAACACTTCTGATCCCCGAAAAGTTGATTCAAAAGCAACTGTCGCGGAGCATGAAGCTCCGCGGGAACCCGTCGATTCCTCCTGGGCACATGGACCACGGCCGAAGCCGGCGGGGTGCAGTCCCGGGAAGCACGTACTGTGGGGACACCGTCTGCCGACGGGGTCCTCCACTAAAAGAGCGCTGCTCAATCCACTCACTGCCCAAAAATGGACGTTTTTCTCGACACGGAGACCACCGGTTCGGGCTCCCAGGACGCCGTGATCGAACTCGGGGTCGTCACGGCTCAAGGGGAAGT
Encoded proteins:
- a CDS encoding uS10/mL48 family ribosomal protein, giving the protein MPNSSPPPSRDVPSSADAEGLSYLKTCSRCGQLVRMARSDDGTWRSLEPGAEEGSSERPHECGSVPKITQNWSLQDLNHSLTCRLDCWWCSEEVYLHTDGSGAFTLFEDLSWPWPTHDCWHQQHDERDRALLKLESDLRAGGYQGQGRLINLAPSSIPDSIPPKGRKNPPVLQIRLSSTDHQMVDRAVRQITQFVSDRQPRPPVAVPLPVGKKTSVDERQGETNGQSSSDEPFTQHIHHRAIEMWEAGPKLVAQLGQVQLPEAVDVTVRQAKS